From Oncorhynchus tshawytscha isolate Ot180627B linkage group LG27, Otsh_v2.0, whole genome shotgun sequence, a single genomic window includes:
- the LOC112226000 gene encoding coiled-coil domain-containing protein 43 gives MAASMADAGEFEKWLDDRLDSLEVDQEVYGAYILGILQEEESDEEKEDALLGILSAFLEDEKLEDVCKEIISQWAESCARSATKNKEDAEVLAIANLIEKQAQIVVKQKEVSQESRKRKEAKEAVLAQYANITDDEDEAEEEEQAFPPSGDKSLFKNTNVEEVLSRKKQQRDQAKEDSHKKKETDKMQREKDKLARQDRKDKEKKRTQKGERKR, from the exons ATGGCGGCGTCCATGGCAGATGCCGGGGAGTTTGAGAAGTGGCTGGATGATCGACTAGACTCCTTAGAAGTGGACCAGGAGGTGTATGGAGCTTATATTTTAGGAATACTTCAAGAGGAGGAGAGTGACGAAGAGAAGGAGGACGCACTGCTAGGAATTCTATCTGCGTTTTTG GAGGATGAGAAACTTGAAGATGTCTGCAAAGAGATCATTAGTCAGTGGGCTGAGAGCTGTGCCCGGTCGGCAACCAAAAACAAGGAGGATG ctGAGGTACTGGCCATTGCCAATCTGATAGAGAAGCAGGCACAGATTGTGGTGAAACAGAAGGAAGTATCTCAGGAGTCCAGGAAGAGGAAAGAAGCTAAAGAAGCAGTCCTGGCTCAATATGCCAATATCACCGATGATGAGGA TGAAGCTGAAGAGGAGGAGCAGGCTTTCCCCCCGAGTGGTGATAAAT CCCTGTTTAAGAACACCAACGTGGAGGAGGTTCTAAGCAGGAAGAAGCAGCAGAGGGACCAGGCTAAGGAAGATTCGCATAAGAAGAAAGAGACGGACAAGATGCAGCGCGAGAAGGATAAACTAGCGAGGCAGGACAGGAAGGACAAGGAGAAGAAACGCACACAGAAAGGGGAACGCAAAAGATGA